A genomic segment from Lagenorhynchus albirostris chromosome X, mLagAlb1.1, whole genome shotgun sequence encodes:
- the IQSEC2 gene encoding IQ motif and SEC7 domain-containing protein 2 isoform X2, giving the protein MEPPGRSSSVEGDAPGSDLSTAVDSPGSQPPYRLSQLPPTSSHMGGPPAGVGLPWAQRARLQPASVALRKQEEEEIKRSKALSDSYELSTDLQDKKVEMLERKYGGSFLSRRAARTIQTAFRQYRMNKNFERLRSSASESRMSRRIILSNMRMQFSFEEYEKAQNPAYFEGKPASLDEGAMAGARSHRLERGLPYGGSCGGGIDGGGSSVTTSGEFSNDITELEDSFSKQVKSLAESIDEALNCHPSGPMSEEPGSAQLEKRESKEQQEDSSATSFSDLPLYLDDPVPPPSPERLPSTEPPPQGRPEFWAPAPLPPVPPPVPPGTREDGSREEGTRRGPGCLECRDFRLRAAHLPLLTIEPPSDSSVDLSDRSDRGSVHRQLVYEADGCSPHGTLKHKGPPGRAPIPHRHYPAPEGPAPAPPGPLPPAPNSGTGPSGVAGGRRLGKCEAAGENSDGGDNESLESSSNSNETINCSSGSSSRDSLREPPATGLCKQTYQRETRHSWDSPAFNNDVVQRRHYRIGLNLFNKKPEKGIQYLIERGFLSDTPVGVAHFILERKGLSRQMIGEFLGNRQKQFNRDVLDCVVDEMDFSSMDLDDALRKFQSHIRVQGEAQKVERLIEAFSQRYCVCNPALVRQFRNPDTIFILAFAIILLNTDMYSPSVKAERKMKLDDFIKNLRGVDNGEDIPRDLLVGIYQRIQGRELRTNDDHVSQVQAVERMIVGKKPVLSLPHRRLVCCCQLYEVPDPNRPQRLGLHQREVFLFNDLLVVTKIFQKKKILVTYSFRQSFPLVEMHMQLFQNSYYQFGIKLLSAVPGGERKVLIIFNAPSLQDRLRFTSDLRESIAEVQEMEKYRVESELEKQKGMMRPNASQPGGAKDSVNGTLARSSLEDTYGAGDGLKRGALSSSLRDLSDAGKRGRRNSVGSLDSTIEGSVISSPRPHQRMPPPPPPPPPEEYKSQRPVSNSSSFLGSLFGSKRGKGPFQMPPPPTGQASASSSSASSTHHHHHHHHHGHSHGGLGVLPDGQSKLQALHAQYCQGPGPAPPPYLPPQQPPLPPPPQQPPPLPQLGSIPPPPASAPPVGPHRHFHAHGPVPGPQHYTLGRPGRAPRRGAGGHPQFAPHGRHPLHQPTSPLPLYSPAPQHPPPHKQGPKHFIFSHHPQMMPAAGAAGGPGSRPPGGSYSHPHHPQSPLSPHSPIPPHPSYPPLPPPSPHTPHSPLPPTSPHGPLHASGPPGTANPPTANPKAKPSRISTVV; this is encoded by the exons TGTGGAGGGTGATGCCCCAGGCAGTGACCTGAGCACAGCGGTTGATAGTCCCGGGAGCCAACCCCCCTACCGGCTGAGCCAGCTGCCCCCCACCAGCAGCCACATGGGGGGCCCCCCTGCTGGGGTGGGCCTTCCCTGGGCTCAGCGGGCTCGCCTCCAGCCAGCCAGTGTTGCCCTGAGgaagcaggaagaagaggagataaAGCGCTCCAAGGCCCTGTCGGACAGCTATGAACTCTCCACGGACCTGCAGGACAAGAAG gtggaaatgctggagaggaagtATGGGGGCTCCTTCCTGAGCCGCAGGGCTGCCAGGACCATCCAGACGGCCTTCCGTCAGTACCGCATGAACAAGAACTTTGAGCGGCTCCGCAGCTCAGCTTCAGAGAGCCGCATGTCCCGCCGCATCATCCTTTCCAACATGCGGATGCAGTTCTCCTTTGAGGAATATGAGAAGGCACAGAACCCCGCGTACTTCGAGGGCAAGCCTGCCTCGCTGGACGAGGGTGCCATGGCTGGTGCCCGGAGCCACCGGCTTGAACGGGGGCTCCCATATGGAGGCTCCTGTGGAGGGGGCATCGATGGTGGGGGAAGCTCCGTCACCACATCTGGAGAGTTTTCTAATGACATCACAGAGCTTGAGGACTCCTTCTCCAAACAG GTAAAGTCTCTGGCTGAATCCATTGACGAGGCCTTGAACTGCCACCCATCGGGGCCCATGTCTGAGGAGCCAGGGTCAGCCCAGCTGGAGAAGCGAGAGTCAAAGGAACAGCAAGAGGACAGCTCGGCCACATCCTTCAGTGACCTTCCCCTCTACTTGGATGACCCAGTTCCCCCGCCATCCCCTGAGCGactgcccagcacagagcccccaccccagggccgGCCTGAGTTCTGGGCACCCGCCCCTCTCCCACCAGTTCCTCCACCAGTGCCACCAGGGACCCGGGAAGATGGTAGCCGTGAGGAAGGCACTCGCAGGGGTCCTGGGTGCTTGGAATGCCGGGATTTCCGGCTGCGAGCTGCCCACCTTCCCCTGCTTACTATTGAGCCTCCTAGTGACAGCTCCGTGGACCTGAGTGACCGCTCAGATCGCGGCTCTGTCCACCGTCAGCTCGTGTATGAGGCTGATGGCTGCAGCCCCCATGGGACCCTGAAGCACAAGGGGCCACCAGGCAGGGCCCCGATCCCACACCGCCACTACCCAGCCCCGGagggcccagccccagccccgccaGGGCCCCTGCCACCAGCCCCCAACAGTGGCACTGGGCCCAGTGGTGTGGCTGGGGGTCGGAGGTTGGGGAAGTGCGAGGCAGCAGGCGAGAACTCTGATGGTGGAGATAATGAGAGCCTTGAGAGCTCCAGCAATTCCAACGAGACCATCAACTGCAGCTCTGGCTCCTCTTCGCGGGACAGCCTGAGGGAGCCTCCAGCCACCGGCCTGTGCAAGCAGACTTACCAGCGGGAGACCAGGCACAGCTGGGACTCGCCAGCCTTCAACAATGACGTGGTGCAGAGGCGGCACTACCGAATTGGCctcaacctcttcaataa GAAGCCAGAGAAGGGTATCCAGTATCTGATTGAGCGGGGCTTCCTGTCAGACACGCCGGTGGGAGTGGCTCACTTCATCCTGGAACGGAAAGGCCTGAGCCGACAGATGATAGGGGAATTCCTAGGGAACCGGCAGAAGCAGTTCAACAGAGATGTGTTGGA CTGTGTGGTGGATGAGATGGATTTCTCCTCCATGGATTTGGATGATGCACTCCGGAAGTTCCAATCCCATATCCGGGTTCAGGGTGAGGCCCAGAAAGTGGAACGACTCATCGAAGCCTTCAG CCAGCGGTACTGTGTGTGTAACCCAGCTCTTGTGCGCCAGTTCCGGAATCCAGACACCATTTTCATCCTTGCTTTTGCCATCATCCTCCTCAATACCGACATGTACAGTCCCAGCGTCAAGGCTGAACGCAAGATGAAACTAGATGACTTCATCAAGAACCTGAGAG GGGTTGACAACGGTGAAGACATCCCCCGAGACCTCCTGGTGGGTATTTACCAGCGCATCCAGGGGCGTGAGCTGCGGACCAACGACGACCACGTGTCCCAGGTGCAGGCCGTGGAGCGCATGATTGTGGGCAAGAAACCG GTCCTGTCTCTTCCTCACCGTCGACTGGTTTGCTGCTGCCAGCTCTATGAGGTGCCAGATCCAAACCGCCCACAGAGGCTAGGGTTGCATCAGCGAGAGGTCTTCCTCTTCAACGATCTCCTTGTG GTCACCAAaattttccagaagaagaagatctTGGTGACGTACAGCTTCCGTCAGTCCTTTCCCCTCGTGGAAATGCACATGCAGCTCTTCCAGAATTCAT atTACCAGTTTGGGATCAAGTTGCTGTCTGCAGTACCTGGCGGGGAGCGCAAAGTCCTCATCATCTTCAAtgcccccagcctccaggaccgGCTGCGCTTCACATCCGACCTGCGAGAATCCATCGCTGAGGTGCAGGAGATGGAGAAATACCGCGTGGAGT CGGAGCTGGAGAAGCAGAAAGGTATGATGCGGCCTAACGCCTCACAGCCCGGAGGGGCCAAGGACTCGGTGAACGGCACGCTGGCCCGAAGCAGCCTGGAGGACACGTATGGGGCAGGCGATGGGCTCAAACGGGGAGCGCTCAGCAGTTCCCTGCGAGACCTCTCTGATGCAG GGAAGCGGGGGCGGCGTAACAGCGTGGGATCGCTGGACAGCACCATCGAA GGGTCTGTTATTAGCAGTCCACGCCCTCACCAGAGGATGCCacctccgcccccacccccgccgccagAGGAGTACAAGAGCCAGAGGCCCGTCTCCAACTCCTCATCCTTCCTGGGCTCCCTATTTGGAAGCAAGCGGGGCAAGGGGCCCTTCCAGATGCCACCACCGCCAACAGGCCAGGCCTCTGCCTCCTCTTCATCTGCTTCttccacccaccaccaccaccaccaccaccaccacggtCACAGCCACGGCGGCCTGGGGGTGCTGCCTGATGGGCAGTCCAAGCTCCAGGCCCTGCATGCCCAGTATTGCCAAGGACcgggcccggccccgcccccctaCCTCCCACCTCAGcagccccctctccccccacctcctcagcagcccccgcccctcccgcagCTGGGCTCCATTCCACCGCCTCCTGCCTCAGCTCCTCCCGTGGGGCCGCATCGCCACTTCCATGCCCATGGCCCAGTCCCAGGCCCCCAGCACTATACCTTGGGCCGGCCAGGCAGAGCTCCCAGACGGGGGGCCGGAGGACACCCTCAGTTTGCTCCACATGGCCGCCACCCCCTGCACCAGCCCACCTCCCCCTTGCCCCTGTACAGTCCTGCCCCccagcaccctccaccccacaaACAGGGCCCCAAGCACTTCATCTTCAGCCACCACCCACAGATGATGCCAGCAGCAGGGGCCGCTGGGGGCCCTGGATCCCGGCCACCAGGGGGTTcctactcccacccccaccacccccagtcACCATTGTCACCGCACtcacccatcccaccccacccctcctacccacccttgcccccaccctcaccccacaccccacacTCGCCCCTGCCGCCCACCTCCCCCCACGGCCCACTGCACGCCTCTGGGCCCCCTGGCACGGCCAACCCACCCACTGCAAACCCCAAGGCCAAGCCAAGCCGGATCAGCACCGTGGTCTGA
- the IQSEC2 gene encoding IQ motif and SEC7 domain-containing protein 2 isoform X4 — protein MLERKYGGSFLSRRAARTIQTAFRQYRMNKNFERLRSSASESRMSRRIILSNMRMQFSFEEYEKAQNPAYFEGKPASLDEGAMAGARSHRLERGLPYGGSCGGGIDGGGSSVTTSGEFSNDITELEDSFSKQVKSLAESIDEALNCHPSGPMSEEPGSAQLEKRESKEQQEDSSATSFSDLPLYLDDPVPPPSPERLPSTEPPPQGRPEFWAPAPLPPVPPPVPPGTREDGSREEGTRRGPGCLECRDFRLRAAHLPLLTIEPPSDSSVDLSDRSDRGSVHRQLVYEADGCSPHGTLKHKGPPGRAPIPHRHYPAPEGPAPAPPGPLPPAPNSGTGPSGVAGGRRLGKCEAAGENSDGGDNESLESSSNSNETINCSSGSSSRDSLREPPATGLCKQTYQRETRHSWDSPAFNNDVVQRRHYRIGLNLFNKKPEKGIQYLIERGFLSDTPVGVAHFILERKGLSRQMIGEFLGNRQKQFNRDVLDCVVDEMDFSSMDLDDALRKFQSHIRVQGEAQKVERLIEAFSQRYCVCNPALVRQFRNPDTIFILAFAIILLNTDMYSPSVKAERKMKLDDFIKNLRGVDNGEDIPRDLLVGIYQRIQGRELRTNDDHVSQVQAVERMIVGKKPVLSLPHRRLVCCCQLYEVPDPNRPQRLGLHQREVFLFNDLLVVTKIFQKKKILVTYSFRQSFPLVEMHMQLFQNSYYQFGIKLLSAVPGGERKVLIIFNAPSLQDRLRFTSDLRESIAEVQEMEKYRVESELEKQKGMMRPNASQPGGAKDSVNGTLARSSLEDTYGAGDGLKRGALSSSLRDLSDAGKRGRRNSVGSLDSTIEGSVISSPRPHQRMPPPPPPPPPEEYKSQRPVSNSSSFLGSLFGSKRGKGPFQMPPPPTGQASASSSSASSTHHHHHHHHHGHSHGGLGVLPDGQSKLQALHAQYCQGPGPAPPPYLPPQQPPLPPPPQQPPPLPQLGSIPPPPASAPPVGPHRHFHAHGPVPGPQHYTLGRPGRAPRRGAGGHPQFAPHGRHPLHQPTSPLPLYSPAPQHPPPHKQGPKHFIFSHHPQMMPAAGAAGGPGSRPPGGSYSHPHHPQSPLSPHSPIPPHPSYPPLPPPSPHTPHSPLPPTSPHGPLHASGPPGTANPPTANPKAKPSRISTVV, from the exons atgctggagaggaagtATGGGGGCTCCTTCCTGAGCCGCAGGGCTGCCAGGACCATCCAGACGGCCTTCCGTCAGTACCGCATGAACAAGAACTTTGAGCGGCTCCGCAGCTCAGCTTCAGAGAGCCGCATGTCCCGCCGCATCATCCTTTCCAACATGCGGATGCAGTTCTCCTTTGAGGAATATGAGAAGGCACAGAACCCCGCGTACTTCGAGGGCAAGCCTGCCTCGCTGGACGAGGGTGCCATGGCTGGTGCCCGGAGCCACCGGCTTGAACGGGGGCTCCCATATGGAGGCTCCTGTGGAGGGGGCATCGATGGTGGGGGAAGCTCCGTCACCACATCTGGAGAGTTTTCTAATGACATCACAGAGCTTGAGGACTCCTTCTCCAAACAG GTAAAGTCTCTGGCTGAATCCATTGACGAGGCCTTGAACTGCCACCCATCGGGGCCCATGTCTGAGGAGCCAGGGTCAGCCCAGCTGGAGAAGCGAGAGTCAAAGGAACAGCAAGAGGACAGCTCGGCCACATCCTTCAGTGACCTTCCCCTCTACTTGGATGACCCAGTTCCCCCGCCATCCCCTGAGCGactgcccagcacagagcccccaccccagggccgGCCTGAGTTCTGGGCACCCGCCCCTCTCCCACCAGTTCCTCCACCAGTGCCACCAGGGACCCGGGAAGATGGTAGCCGTGAGGAAGGCACTCGCAGGGGTCCTGGGTGCTTGGAATGCCGGGATTTCCGGCTGCGAGCTGCCCACCTTCCCCTGCTTACTATTGAGCCTCCTAGTGACAGCTCCGTGGACCTGAGTGACCGCTCAGATCGCGGCTCTGTCCACCGTCAGCTCGTGTATGAGGCTGATGGCTGCAGCCCCCATGGGACCCTGAAGCACAAGGGGCCACCAGGCAGGGCCCCGATCCCACACCGCCACTACCCAGCCCCGGagggcccagccccagccccgccaGGGCCCCTGCCACCAGCCCCCAACAGTGGCACTGGGCCCAGTGGTGTGGCTGGGGGTCGGAGGTTGGGGAAGTGCGAGGCAGCAGGCGAGAACTCTGATGGTGGAGATAATGAGAGCCTTGAGAGCTCCAGCAATTCCAACGAGACCATCAACTGCAGCTCTGGCTCCTCTTCGCGGGACAGCCTGAGGGAGCCTCCAGCCACCGGCCTGTGCAAGCAGACTTACCAGCGGGAGACCAGGCACAGCTGGGACTCGCCAGCCTTCAACAATGACGTGGTGCAGAGGCGGCACTACCGAATTGGCctcaacctcttcaataa GAAGCCAGAGAAGGGTATCCAGTATCTGATTGAGCGGGGCTTCCTGTCAGACACGCCGGTGGGAGTGGCTCACTTCATCCTGGAACGGAAAGGCCTGAGCCGACAGATGATAGGGGAATTCCTAGGGAACCGGCAGAAGCAGTTCAACAGAGATGTGTTGGA CTGTGTGGTGGATGAGATGGATTTCTCCTCCATGGATTTGGATGATGCACTCCGGAAGTTCCAATCCCATATCCGGGTTCAGGGTGAGGCCCAGAAAGTGGAACGACTCATCGAAGCCTTCAG CCAGCGGTACTGTGTGTGTAACCCAGCTCTTGTGCGCCAGTTCCGGAATCCAGACACCATTTTCATCCTTGCTTTTGCCATCATCCTCCTCAATACCGACATGTACAGTCCCAGCGTCAAGGCTGAACGCAAGATGAAACTAGATGACTTCATCAAGAACCTGAGAG GGGTTGACAACGGTGAAGACATCCCCCGAGACCTCCTGGTGGGTATTTACCAGCGCATCCAGGGGCGTGAGCTGCGGACCAACGACGACCACGTGTCCCAGGTGCAGGCCGTGGAGCGCATGATTGTGGGCAAGAAACCG GTCCTGTCTCTTCCTCACCGTCGACTGGTTTGCTGCTGCCAGCTCTATGAGGTGCCAGATCCAAACCGCCCACAGAGGCTAGGGTTGCATCAGCGAGAGGTCTTCCTCTTCAACGATCTCCTTGTG GTCACCAAaattttccagaagaagaagatctTGGTGACGTACAGCTTCCGTCAGTCCTTTCCCCTCGTGGAAATGCACATGCAGCTCTTCCAGAATTCAT atTACCAGTTTGGGATCAAGTTGCTGTCTGCAGTACCTGGCGGGGAGCGCAAAGTCCTCATCATCTTCAAtgcccccagcctccaggaccgGCTGCGCTTCACATCCGACCTGCGAGAATCCATCGCTGAGGTGCAGGAGATGGAGAAATACCGCGTGGAGT CGGAGCTGGAGAAGCAGAAAGGTATGATGCGGCCTAACGCCTCACAGCCCGGAGGGGCCAAGGACTCGGTGAACGGCACGCTGGCCCGAAGCAGCCTGGAGGACACGTATGGGGCAGGCGATGGGCTCAAACGGGGAGCGCTCAGCAGTTCCCTGCGAGACCTCTCTGATGCAG GGAAGCGGGGGCGGCGTAACAGCGTGGGATCGCTGGACAGCACCATCGAA GGGTCTGTTATTAGCAGTCCACGCCCTCACCAGAGGATGCCacctccgcccccacccccgccgccagAGGAGTACAAGAGCCAGAGGCCCGTCTCCAACTCCTCATCCTTCCTGGGCTCCCTATTTGGAAGCAAGCGGGGCAAGGGGCCCTTCCAGATGCCACCACCGCCAACAGGCCAGGCCTCTGCCTCCTCTTCATCTGCTTCttccacccaccaccaccaccaccaccaccaccacggtCACAGCCACGGCGGCCTGGGGGTGCTGCCTGATGGGCAGTCCAAGCTCCAGGCCCTGCATGCCCAGTATTGCCAAGGACcgggcccggccccgcccccctaCCTCCCACCTCAGcagccccctctccccccacctcctcagcagcccccgcccctcccgcagCTGGGCTCCATTCCACCGCCTCCTGCCTCAGCTCCTCCCGTGGGGCCGCATCGCCACTTCCATGCCCATGGCCCAGTCCCAGGCCCCCAGCACTATACCTTGGGCCGGCCAGGCAGAGCTCCCAGACGGGGGGCCGGAGGACACCCTCAGTTTGCTCCACATGGCCGCCACCCCCTGCACCAGCCCACCTCCCCCTTGCCCCTGTACAGTCCTGCCCCccagcaccctccaccccacaaACAGGGCCCCAAGCACTTCATCTTCAGCCACCACCCACAGATGATGCCAGCAGCAGGGGCCGCTGGGGGCCCTGGATCCCGGCCACCAGGGGGTTcctactcccacccccaccacccccagtcACCATTGTCACCGCACtcacccatcccaccccacccctcctacccacccttgcccccaccctcaccccacaccccacacTCGCCCCTGCCGCCCACCTCCCCCCACGGCCCACTGCACGCCTCTGGGCCCCCTGGCACGGCCAACCCACCCACTGCAAACCCCAAGGCCAAGCCAAGCCGGATCAGCACCGTGGTCTGA